From the genome of Mesorhizobium japonicum MAFF 303099, one region includes:
- a CDS encoding DUF5682 family protein — protein sequence MTEPRTSLDALAALVQGAITANLSEASTAGLVALEERAARSSECLEILASVPPLAVIIRYGEARKTETARLSGLLERLIIEGGIALAYAARDLDAQASAALVGAMRKADEAIKLVEPEQDVLDAWRNGLAAVLDGSRSTALVAGCAAHLLYEAGHLSAEAAAGLIERRLSPGTPVTEAAGFFEGFFSTAGQRLIYDESLRGAVDAWLKSLDEDAFIAHLPLLRRVFSHLDSMERRRLIEAVLGRVRRLPVGLTSTPNGDEAWRRHLERLGPLLMSGNGNG from the coding sequence TTGACGGAGCCTCGGACATCTCTCGACGCGCTGGCGGCACTGGTTCAGGGCGCCATCACGGCAAACCTGTCGGAGGCGTCGACCGCCGGTCTCGTGGCGCTGGAGGAACGCGCGGCGCGCAGCAGCGAATGCCTGGAAATCCTGGCATCGGTGCCGCCGCTCGCCGTCATCATCCGCTACGGCGAGGCCCGCAAGACGGAAACCGCTCGCCTGTCAGGCCTGCTGGAGCGGCTGATTATCGAGGGCGGCATCGCGCTCGCCTACGCCGCGCGCGACCTCGACGCTCAGGCTTCGGCGGCGCTGGTTGGCGCCATGCGCAAGGCCGATGAGGCGATCAAGCTCGTCGAACCGGAACAGGACGTCCTAGACGCCTGGCGCAACGGACTGGCAGCGGTGCTCGACGGATCGCGGTCGACGGCGCTGGTGGCCGGCTGCGCCGCGCACCTGCTCTACGAAGCTGGCCATCTGTCCGCCGAAGCCGCAGCTGGCCTGATCGAGCGGCGCCTCTCTCCGGGCACGCCGGTCACCGAGGCCGCGGGCTTCTTCGAGGGCTTCTTCAGCACTGCCGGTCAAAGGCTGATCTATGATGAAAGCCTGCGTGGCGCGGTTGATGCCTGGCTCAAATCCCTCGACGAAGACGCCTTCATCGCGCACCTGCCGCTGCTGCGCCGGGTGTTTTCGCATCTGGATTCGATGGAGCGGCGGCGATTGATCGAAGCGGTGCTTGGCCGTGTCCGGCGCTTGCCGGTAGGGCTGACGTCGACACCAAACGGCGATGAGGCCTGGCGCCGGCATCTCGAACGGCTTGGACCTTTGCTGATGAGTGGGAACGGCAATGGATGA
- a CDS encoding VWA domain-containing protein, whose product MDDQVDIGETEPAGDSRERRWRLAIGADDQSSPALSDTDKRLSAALDALYGDGAGDTTADPRKRRGGLGRSAPRVAQWMGDIRSFFPAQVVQIVQKDAFERLNLKQMLMEPEFLKAIEADVNLVADLISLRSVMPAKTKDIARTIIADIVAKLMQRLEQKTAEAIRGALDRSQRTNRPRQRDIDWPRTISANLRHYQAEHKTIVPERLVGFMRKQRRLVDLDEVVLCVDQSGSMASSVIYASIFAAVMASLPVVRTKLVCFDTAIVDLTEELSDPVEVLFGVQLGGGTDINQAVAYCADRIERPTKSHMVLITDLYEGGNGQELLQRLASLVRSGVNVVVLLALTDQGRPGYDPKMAGSVAALGIPVFTCTPDLFPDMMAAALRREDVSAWAAGADIKLVRAEDDSPAANP is encoded by the coding sequence ATGGATGACCAAGTCGACATCGGCGAAACGGAGCCCGCCGGCGACAGCCGGGAGCGTCGCTGGCGGCTGGCGATCGGTGCCGACGACCAGTCCTCCCCAGCGCTGTCAGACACCGACAAGCGGCTGTCGGCGGCGCTCGATGCGCTCTATGGCGATGGTGCCGGCGATACGACCGCCGATCCGCGCAAGCGGCGCGGCGGGCTCGGCCGCTCGGCGCCCCGGGTGGCGCAATGGATGGGCGATATCAGGTCGTTCTTTCCTGCGCAGGTCGTGCAGATCGTCCAGAAGGATGCGTTCGAGCGGCTCAATCTGAAGCAGATGCTGATGGAGCCGGAATTCCTCAAGGCGATCGAGGCTGACGTCAATCTCGTCGCCGACCTGATCTCGCTGCGTTCGGTCATGCCGGCCAAGACCAAGGATATAGCGCGCACCATCATCGCCGATATCGTCGCCAAGCTGATGCAGCGGTTGGAACAGAAGACCGCCGAGGCGATCCGCGGCGCGCTCGACCGGTCGCAACGCACCAACCGTCCACGCCAGCGCGACATCGACTGGCCGCGCACCATCTCGGCCAACCTTCGCCATTACCAGGCCGAGCACAAGACCATCGTGCCGGAGAGGCTGGTCGGCTTCATGCGCAAGCAGCGTAGACTGGTCGACCTGGACGAGGTGGTGCTGTGCGTCGACCAGTCCGGCTCGATGGCAAGTTCGGTGATCTACGCCTCGATATTCGCCGCCGTGATGGCTTCCTTGCCTGTGGTGCGGACCAAGCTCGTCTGCTTCGATACGGCGATCGTCGACCTGACCGAGGAACTCAGCGATCCCGTCGAGGTCCTGTTCGGCGTGCAGCTTGGCGGCGGCACCGACATCAACCAGGCCGTCGCCTATTGCGCCGACCGTATCGAGCGGCCGACCAAGTCGCATATGGTGCTGATCACCGACCTTTATGAGGGCGGCAACGGCCAGGAATTGCTGCAGCGGCTGGCGTCACTCGTTCGCTCCGGCGTCAATGTCGTGGTGCTTCTGGCGCTAACCGATCAGGGCAGGCCGGGCTATGACCCGAAGATGGCAGGCTCCGTGGCAGCGCTCGGCATCCCGGTCTTCACCTGCACGCCGGATCTGTTTCCCGACATGATGGCAGCGGCCTTGCGACGGGAAGATGTCAGCGCATGGGCGGCAGGCGCCGACATCAAGCTGGTTCGCGCCGAGGACGACAGTCCGGCGGCCAACCCGTAA
- a CDS encoding sugar-binding transcriptional regulator: MVGFGNGLLRDDETSMATRAAWLHYAGGLTQSEVAKRLGLTSLKAHRLITKANQEGLVKVYIDGEVSECVELEDELSRRYGLDYCEVVPDFDSEDLPLKALGIAGAQFLKREIERGEEALIGVGHGRTLAACVEYLPRTSTDKIRFVSLLGGLTRKFSANPHDVIHRLAERTGAEAYVMPVPMFANTAEDRTVLLGQKGISEVFDLARSADLLFAGIGTAEREASLVATGMIEKGEMEEIRRNGGVGELLGHFFDEAGKAVATTVSDRALALTREDISSRRIVAVAGGKIKVRAIKSVLEGRYLKGLITDERTARSLVEETPVG, from the coding sequence ATGGTAGGGTTCGGCAACGGCCTCCTGCGCGACGATGAAACCAGCATGGCGACGCGTGCCGCGTGGCTTCACTATGCCGGCGGCCTGACCCAGTCCGAGGTCGCCAAGCGGCTGGGGCTGACCAGCCTCAAGGCCCATCGCCTCATCACCAAGGCCAACCAGGAAGGGCTGGTGAAGGTCTATATCGACGGTGAAGTGTCGGAATGCGTCGAGCTCGAGGACGAACTCTCCCGCCGCTACGGCCTCGATTATTGCGAGGTGGTTCCTGACTTCGATTCCGAGGATCTGCCGCTCAAGGCGCTCGGCATTGCCGGCGCGCAGTTCCTCAAGCGCGAGATCGAGCGCGGCGAGGAAGCGCTGATCGGCGTCGGCCATGGCCGCACGCTTGCCGCTTGCGTGGAATATCTGCCGCGCACCTCGACCGACAAGATCCGCTTCGTCTCGCTGCTGGGCGGCCTGACGCGCAAATTCTCGGCCAACCCGCATGACGTTATTCACCGCCTGGCCGAACGGACGGGCGCCGAAGCCTATGTCATGCCAGTGCCGATGTTCGCCAACACCGCCGAGGACCGCACCGTCCTGCTCGGCCAGAAGGGCATCAGCGAGGTCTTCGATCTCGCGCGATCCGCTGACCTTCTGTTCGCCGGCATCGGCACCGCCGAGCGCGAGGCGTCGCTGGTCGCCACCGGCATGATCGAAAAGGGCGAGATGGAGGAGATCCGCCGCAATGGCGGCGTCGGCGAATTGCTCGGCCATTTCTTCGACGAGGCCGGCAAGGCGGTGGCGACGACCGTTTCCGACCGGGCGCTGGCGCTGACGCGTGAGGATATCAGCAGCCGCCGGATCGTCGCCGTCGCCGGCGGCAAGATCAAGGTTCGCGCCATCAAGTCGGTGCTCGAAGGCCGCTATCTCAAGGGCCTGATAACAGACGAGCGGACGGCGCGATCGCTCGTGGAAGAGACGCCGGTCGGGTAG
- a CDS encoding ABC transporter substrate-binding protein, with protein MHEKEKDLIDAFLRGQVDRRGLIKGLGAMGLAAGTAGTLLNLGQTRALAADFDWQAHKGKTIKLLLNKHPYADAMIADLENFKKLTGMNVVYDVFPEDVYFDKVTAALSASSPEYDAFMTGAYMTWTYGPAGWITDLNEWIKDPAKTNPNYAWDDFLPGVKNSCAWNGKPGGALGSDDAKQWCIPWGFEQNNITYNKAMFDKAGVTIPGNMDEMVAAAAKLTKDVGGGVYGIGVRGSRSWATIHPGFLSAYANFDQKDLNVSADGKLSAAMNTAQSKAFHKQWVQMIQESGPKDWSTYTWYQVGTDLGAGASAMIFDADILGYFMNGGDNKMAGKLAFASFKANPAAKAATPNIWIWSLAMSNFSKDKDATWYFMQWASGPEHGLFGATKMDFVNPVRQSVWKDEMFREKLNKSYPGYVEMFDASAPGASIKFTAQPLFFDLTTEWAATLQKMVAKEVPIDEGLDKLAESINGQLKEAGLG; from the coding sequence ATGCATGAGAAAGAGAAAGACCTCATTGATGCCTTCCTGCGCGGACAAGTCGACCGTCGCGGGCTGATCAAGGGCCTCGGTGCCATGGGCCTTGCCGCCGGCACCGCCGGCACGCTGCTCAATCTGGGGCAGACCCGAGCGCTTGCCGCCGACTTCGACTGGCAGGCGCATAAGGGCAAGACCATCAAGCTCCTGCTCAACAAGCACCCCTATGCCGATGCGATGATCGCCGATCTCGAGAACTTCAAGAAGCTGACCGGCATGAACGTCGTCTATGATGTGTTCCCGGAAGACGTCTATTTCGACAAGGTCACGGCAGCCCTTTCGGCAAGCTCGCCCGAATACGATGCCTTCATGACCGGCGCATACATGACCTGGACCTATGGCCCCGCCGGCTGGATCACCGACCTCAACGAATGGATCAAGGATCCGGCCAAGACCAACCCGAACTATGCCTGGGACGACTTCCTGCCTGGCGTCAAGAATTCTTGTGCCTGGAATGGCAAGCCGGGCGGCGCGCTGGGTTCGGATGATGCCAAGCAGTGGTGCATTCCGTGGGGCTTCGAACAGAACAACATCACCTACAACAAGGCGATGTTCGACAAGGCCGGCGTCACCATTCCCGGCAACATGGACGAGATGGTTGCCGCGGCGGCCAAGCTCACCAAGGATGTCGGTGGCGGCGTCTACGGCATCGGCGTGCGTGGCTCCCGCTCCTGGGCGACAATCCATCCGGGCTTCCTGTCGGCCTACGCCAATTTTGACCAGAAGGACCTCAACGTTTCGGCAGACGGCAAATTGTCGGCCGCGATGAACACCGCCCAGTCCAAGGCTTTCCACAAGCAGTGGGTTCAGATGATCCAGGAGAGCGGCCCCAAGGACTGGTCGACCTACACCTGGTATCAGGTCGGCACCGATCTCGGCGCCGGCGCCTCGGCGATGATCTTCGACGCCGATATCCTCGGTTACTTCATGAATGGCGGCGACAACAAGATGGCCGGCAAGCTCGCCTTCGCAAGCTTCAAGGCCAACCCGGCAGCCAAGGCGGCGACACCCAACATCTGGATCTGGTCGCTGGCGATGTCCAATTTCTCGAAGGACAAGGACGCCACATGGTATTTCATGCAATGGGCCTCCGGGCCGGAGCATGGGCTGTTCGGCGCGACCAAGATGGACTTCGTCAATCCGGTCCGCCAGTCGGTCTGGAAGGACGAGATGTTCCGCGAGAAACTGAACAAGAGCTATCCCGGCTATGTCGAGATGTTCGACGCCTCGGCGCCCGGCGCCTCGATCAAGTTCACGGCGCAGCCGCTGTTCTTCGATCTCACCACCGAATGGGCGGCGACGCTGCAGAAGATGGTAGCCAAGGAGGTGCCGATCGACGAAGGCCTCGACAAGCTCGCCGAAAGCATCAACGGCCAGCTCAAGGAAGCCGGACTCGGCTAA
- a CDS encoding carbohydrate ABC transporter permease has translation MTAVVSQRPKPSGFRISKKVLPYVLSLPALLVCIGILIPFLTSVVYSFQRYRLSQPWARQFNWGDNYISFFTDPKFWNTLKVSLLYAGTTVVLELLLGLAIAMLLQKRSTLNNFISIMLLMPLMTAPALAALMWKLMTNPGFGVLSYLASLIGLQDFRWASSPSTALFTVVLVDIWVYTPFIMILLLAGLRSLPTQPFEAAALDGVPRSFVFFRITLPMLTPYILTATLFRLLDSIQQFDIIYAMTQGGPGDTLTVFQVEAYLNFFQSTNVGRSAALMIILWAITYFLSNIFIKNWLRLRERARGQA, from the coding sequence ATGACTGCGGTGGTATCGCAAAGGCCCAAGCCATCCGGCTTCAGGATCAGCAAGAAGGTGCTGCCCTATGTGCTCAGCCTGCCGGCCTTGCTCGTCTGCATCGGCATCCTGATCCCGTTCTTGACCTCGGTCGTCTATTCCTTCCAGCGCTACCGGCTAAGCCAGCCCTGGGCGCGGCAGTTCAACTGGGGCGACAACTACATCTCCTTCTTCACCGATCCGAAATTCTGGAACACGCTCAAGGTGTCGCTGCTCTATGCCGGCACCACCGTCGTGCTGGAACTACTTCTCGGCCTCGCCATCGCCATGCTGCTGCAGAAGCGCTCCACACTGAACAATTTCATCTCGATCATGCTGTTGATGCCGCTAATGACGGCGCCGGCGCTCGCCGCCCTGATGTGGAAGCTGATGACCAATCCCGGCTTTGGCGTCTTGAGCTATCTCGCCAGCCTGATCGGATTGCAGGATTTCCGCTGGGCCTCGTCGCCGTCGACGGCGCTGTTCACCGTCGTGCTCGTCGACATCTGGGTCTACACGCCCTTCATCATGATCCTGCTGCTCGCCGGCCTGCGCAGCCTGCCGACGCAGCCCTTCGAAGCGGCCGCGCTCGATGGCGTGCCGCGAAGCTTCGTCTTCTTCCGCATCACACTGCCGATGCTGACGCCCTACATCCTGACGGCGACTTTGTTCCGGCTGCTCGATTCCATCCAGCAGTTCGATATCATCTATGCGATGACCCAAGGCGGGCCGGGCGACACGCTGACCGTCTTCCAGGTCGAGGCCTATCTCAACTTCTTCCAGTCGACCAATGTCGGCCGCTCGGCGGCTCTGATGATCATCCTGTGGGCGATCACCTATTTCCTCTCCAACATCTTCATCAAGAACTGGCTGCGGCTGCGCGAACGCGCCCGTGGCCAGGCATAG
- a CDS encoding carbohydrate ABC transporter permease, whose protein sequence is MEHTSFLERILRGVALTLVVIFFMFPIVWIFMMSFQTNETILRIPPQLIFEPTLANYTALITGKLMTAAGTLDIAFMRNLWNSVFLSVTSVAVSLLLGVPAAYAFARHKFRGSEDIAFTLLSFKFAPALLVLLPLTLYFQKLGLANTYVGLIWVYQLICLPLILWIVRGYFEDIPADIEYAYRIGGHSWFATFRKIALPLAGPGIAAAGLLAFIFAWNNFVFALVLASADKQPVTVGALAFITSSGIQYGQISAAIVLSITPTLALALYAQRYLVEGLSLGAVKG, encoded by the coding sequence ATGGAACACACCTCGTTTCTCGAGCGCATCCTGCGCGGTGTTGCACTGACGCTGGTGGTGATCTTCTTCATGTTCCCGATCGTCTGGATCTTCATGATGTCGTTCCAGACCAACGAGACCATCCTGCGCATCCCGCCGCAGCTGATCTTCGAGCCGACGCTCGCCAACTACACCGCGCTGATCACCGGCAAGCTGATGACGGCAGCCGGCACGCTCGACATCGCCTTCATGCGCAACCTCTGGAATTCGGTGTTCCTGTCGGTGACCTCGGTGGCGGTCTCGCTGCTGCTCGGCGTGCCGGCCGCCTACGCCTTCGCGCGGCACAAGTTCCGCGGCTCGGAGGACATCGCCTTCACGCTGCTGTCGTTCAAATTCGCGCCGGCGCTCTTGGTGCTGCTGCCGCTCACCCTCTATTTCCAGAAGCTCGGTCTCGCCAACACCTATGTCGGGCTGATCTGGGTCTACCAGCTGATCTGCCTGCCGCTGATCCTGTGGATCGTGCGCGGCTATTTCGAGGATATTCCGGCCGACATCGAATATGCCTACCGCATTGGCGGCCATTCCTGGTTCGCCACCTTCCGCAAGATCGCGCTGCCGCTCGCCGGCCCTGGTATCGCCGCCGCCGGCCTGCTCGCCTTCATCTTCGCCTGGAACAATTTCGTCTTCGCCCTGGTGCTGGCCTCGGCCGACAAGCAGCCGGTGACGGTCGGGGCGCTCGCCTTCATCACTTCCTCGGGCATCCAGTACGGCCAGATCTCAGCGGCCATCGTGCTCTCGATCACGCCGACGCTGGCGCTCGCCCTCTATGCGCAGCGCTATCTCGTCGAAGGCCTCTCGCTTGGCGCGGTGAAAGGATAG
- a CDS encoding ABC transporter ATP-binding protein, producing the protein MASLELKNIVKRYKSQTVLDNLSLTVADGETLVLFGPSGAGKTVLLRLVAGVIDPDEGKIFIGGDDMTDVDAEYRGVGMAFQNFALFPHMSAFDNIATPLEAKRSSPGAIKAGVESVAKLLKIAHVLSHKPRALSNGQKQRTALARALVGSPPLLLLDDPLRNVDAKLRFEMRLELPRLLADRGATVVYVTQDYKEAMALGDRIAVMSQGVIRQLGTPEQIYREPANIEIARLFGDPTINLLDVKPARDTRGIYVGLSNVQVHLAGAYDAAVGRDCVIGLRPEALSFVEEGIPGAIPVTVEAETPLNEKIVTLVRTVRGREVLVSRPAGTPGRSEGKAHIAVDGKSALLFDHASGDRIGSKNVVALRNGEAA; encoded by the coding sequence ATGGCCAGCCTCGAACTCAAAAACATCGTCAAGCGCTACAAGAGCCAGACCGTCCTCGACAATCTGTCGCTGACGGTTGCCGACGGCGAAACCCTTGTCCTGTTCGGCCCGTCCGGCGCCGGCAAGACGGTGCTGCTGCGCCTGGTCGCCGGCGTCATCGATCCGGATGAGGGCAAGATCTTCATCGGCGGCGACGACATGACCGATGTCGACGCGGAATACCGTGGCGTCGGCATGGCGTTCCAGAATTTCGCGCTGTTTCCGCATATGAGTGCGTTCGACAACATCGCGACGCCCTTGGAGGCCAAGCGGTCCTCGCCGGGCGCCATCAAGGCCGGCGTCGAGAGCGTCGCCAAGCTGTTGAAGATCGCCCATGTGCTCTCGCACAAGCCGCGCGCGCTCTCCAACGGCCAGAAGCAGCGCACCGCGCTGGCCCGCGCGCTGGTCGGCTCGCCGCCGCTGCTGCTGCTCGACGATCCCTTGCGCAATGTCGACGCCAAGCTGCGCTTCGAGATGCGGCTCGAACTGCCGCGTTTGCTTGCCGATCGCGGCGCCACCGTCGTCTATGTCACCCAGGACTACAAGGAAGCCATGGCGCTCGGCGACCGCATCGCCGTGATGTCGCAAGGCGTCATCCGGCAGCTCGGCACACCCGAGCAGATCTATCGCGAACCGGCCAATATCGAGATCGCGCGGCTGTTCGGCGACCCCACCATCAACCTGCTCGACGTCAAGCCCGCGCGGGATACAAGGGGGATTTATGTCGGCCTGTCCAACGTCCAGGTCCATCTGGCCGGCGCTTACGACGCGGCGGTCGGCCGCGATTGCGTGATCGGTCTGCGGCCGGAAGCGCTGAGCTTCGTCGAGGAGGGCATCCCCGGCGCCATTCCGGTGACGGTCGAGGCCGAGACGCCGCTCAACGAAAAGATCGTCACCCTGGTGCGCACGGTACGCGGCCGCGAGGTCCTGGTCTCGCGCCCGGCCGGAACGCCGGGCCGCAGCGAGGGCAAGGCCCATATCGCCGTCGACGGCAAGAGCGCCTTGCTGTTCGATCACGCCAGCGGCGACCGCATCGGTTCCAAGAACGTCGTCGCCTTGCGCAACGGAGAAGCCGCATGA
- a CDS encoding ABC transporter ATP-binding protein, producing MSQSALTILGVDKFYGPIDRGVHAVKNLTIEIGKGEIVALLGSSGCGKTSTLRMIAGFEEVSRGAISVGGRQVHTLPPVKRNVAMAFEGYSLYPPLTVHENMAFALKAARLPKSEVDAKVASIAKLLEIEDILERYPSSISGGQQQRASLGRALIREADLHLLDEPMGQLEPQLRAVLRGRIKHFIKERGLTAILVTHDQTEANALADRIAVMEGGVLQQFDTPDRIKERPANLFTGTFVGEPPMNVFEAYVATAAGRINLKLPDGLSLDYDKDAFSAAVRDQLLSRERVVIGIRPYAVRRSKEGVPARVSANQWLGDQTHIAADFAGGSLVLVEHDRTRLDLGAPINVSIDPKNLHVFDQVSGKAISHGMELA from the coding sequence ATGAGCCAGAGCGCGCTCACCATATTAGGTGTCGACAAATTTTACGGCCCGATCGATCGCGGTGTGCATGCGGTCAAGAACCTGACGATAGAAATCGGCAAAGGCGAGATCGTCGCCCTGCTTGGCTCGTCCGGCTGCGGTAAGACGTCGACGCTGCGCATGATTGCCGGTTTCGAGGAGGTGTCGCGCGGCGCCATCTCGGTCGGTGGCCGTCAGGTGCACACCTTGCCACCGGTCAAACGCAATGTGGCGATGGCCTTCGAAGGCTATTCGCTCTATCCGCCGCTGACCGTGCACGAGAACATGGCCTTCGCGCTCAAGGCGGCGAGGCTGCCGAAGAGCGAGGTCGACGCCAAGGTCGCCAGCATCGCCAAGCTGCTCGAGATCGAGGACATATTGGAGCGCTACCCGAGTTCGATTTCCGGCGGCCAGCAGCAGCGCGCCAGCCTTGGCCGGGCACTGATCCGCGAGGCCGACCTGCATCTGTTGGACGAGCCGATGGGGCAGCTCGAACCGCAGCTTCGCGCCGTGCTGCGCGGCCGCATCAAGCACTTCATCAAGGAGCGCGGTCTGACGGCGATCCTGGTTACCCACGACCAGACCGAGGCCAATGCGCTTGCCGACCGCATCGCGGTGATGGAAGGCGGCGTGCTGCAGCAGTTCGACACGCCTGACCGGATTAAGGAGCGCCCGGCGAACCTGTTCACCGGCACCTTTGTCGGTGAGCCACCGATGAATGTCTTCGAGGCCTATGTCGCAACCGCCGCCGGCCGCATCAATCTCAAGCTGCCCGACGGCCTGTCGCTCGACTACGACAAGGACGCCTTCAGCGCTGCGGTTCGCGATCAATTACTCAGTCGCGAGCGGGTGGTGATCGGCATCAGGCCTTACGCGGTCCGGCGCTCGAAGGAAGGTGTTCCCGCCAGGGTTTCGGCCAACCAATGGCTCGGCGACCAGACGCATATCGCCGCCGACTTCGCCGGTGGTTCGCTGGTCCTGGTCGAGCATGACCGCACCCGCCTCGATCTGGGTGCGCCGATCAATGTCAGCATCGATCCGAAAAACCTGCATGTCTTCGACCAGGTGAGCGGCAAGGCGATTTCGCACGGCATGGAGCTTGCCTGA
- a CDS encoding FGGY-family carbohydrate kinase produces MRDILIGIDAGTSVIKSIAFDTLGRQIAAAALPNHYETLPGGGAEQDLARTWSDAATTLRQLADKVPNLANRTVAIAVTGQGDGTWLIDAKGEPVAKGWLWLDARAAAVVEEIRARPEDRLRFEKTGSGLAACQQGSQFVFMKRTMPAMLGKAATAFHCKDWLYFKLTGERATDPSEGTFTFGDFHTRDYSDEVLDVLGVADLRHLLPPIVDGTRHSTALSQAAADATGMLAGTPVVLGYVDVVCTALGAGLLDRQRKPGCSIIGSTGMHMRLAETPDDVQLNDAATGYTMAMPAPGVFAQMQSNMAATLNIDWVLGLASGILASQGISRSNGEMIALVDAWIAAAQPASLLYQPYVSEAGERGPFVDANARAGFVGISSRHGYADLVRAVFEGLAFAARDCYTAMGPLPREVRLTGGAARSPALRKILGAALGADIRTSAREEAGAAGAAMIAAVCVGLYPSMDACVGEWVTPLLGEAEPSDRNLAAIYDKMTPSYTLAHQALRPVWRAMASVQAN; encoded by the coding sequence ATGCGCGACATACTGATCGGCATCGACGCCGGCACCTCCGTCATCAAATCCATCGCCTTCGACACGTTGGGCCGGCAGATTGCCGCCGCCGCCTTGCCCAACCACTATGAAACGCTGCCGGGCGGCGGCGCCGAACAGGATCTGGCGCGCACATGGAGCGATGCCGCCACGACCTTGCGCCAGCTAGCCGACAAAGTGCCCAATCTCGCCAACCGGACGGTGGCGATCGCGGTGACCGGGCAAGGCGACGGCACCTGGCTGATCGACGCCAAGGGCGAGCCGGTGGCCAAGGGCTGGCTCTGGCTCGATGCACGTGCCGCGGCCGTCGTCGAGGAAATCCGCGCGCGGCCCGAGGATCGGCTCCGCTTCGAGAAGACCGGCAGCGGGCTCGCCGCCTGCCAGCAGGGTTCGCAATTCGTCTTCATGAAGCGCACCATGCCCGCAATGCTCGGCAAGGCGGCAACGGCATTCCACTGCAAGGACTGGCTCTATTTCAAGCTGACCGGCGAGCGCGCCACCGATCCGTCGGAGGGCACCTTCACCTTCGGCGATTTCCACACCCGCGACTACAGCGACGAGGTGCTCGACGTGCTCGGCGTCGCCGATCTCAGGCATCTGCTGCCGCCGATCGTCGACGGCACAAGGCACAGCACCGCTCTGTCGCAGGCAGCGGCCGACGCCACCGGGATGCTGGCCGGCACGCCGGTCGTGCTCGGCTATGTCGACGTCGTCTGCACCGCGCTCGGCGCCGGGCTGCTGGATCGCCAGCGCAAGCCCGGCTGCTCGATCATCGGCTCCACCGGCATGCATATGCGGCTGGCCGAGACACCGGATGACGTGCAGCTGAACGACGCGGCGACCGGCTATACGATGGCGATGCCGGCGCCCGGCGTGTTCGCGCAGATGCAGTCCAACATGGCGGCGACGCTCAACATCGATTGGGTGCTTGGGCTCGCCTCGGGCATTCTCGCCTCGCAAGGCATTTCGCGCAGCAATGGCGAGATGATCGCGCTGGTCGATGCCTGGATCGCGGCCGCGCAGCCGGCCTCGCTGCTCTATCAGCCCTATGTGTCGGAAGCCGGTGAGCGGGGGCCGTTCGTCGACGCCAACGCCCGAGCGGGGTTCGTCGGCATTTCCTCGCGGCACGGTTATGCTGACCTCGTCCGCGCCGTCTTCGAAGGGTTGGCCTTCGCGGCACGCGACTGCTACACCGCCATGGGGCCGCTGCCGCGCGAAGTCCGCCTCACCGGCGGCGCGGCCAGAAGCCCGGCGCTGCGCAAGATCCTGGGTGCGGCGCTGGGTGCCGACATCCGCACCAGCGCGCGCGAGGAGGCGGGCGCGGCGGGCGCGGCGATGATCGCCGCGGTCTGCGTGGGTCTCTACCCGTCCATGGATGCGTGCGTCGGCGAATGGGTGACGCCGCTGCTTGGTGAAGCCGAGCCGAGCGACCGGAACCTCGCCGCGATCTACGACAAGATGACCCCGTCCTACACGTTGGCGCACCAGGCGTTGCGGCCGGTCTGGCGCGCGATGGCTTCAGTGCAGGCAAATTGA